In Maniola jurtina chromosome 19, ilManJurt1.1, whole genome shotgun sequence, the genomic stretch AAAGGTCTGGCTTTGTTTATTTATCATGCGGGCGTGCATAAAATGTGGCCAAGTTGTGTCTAGTGGTGTTAGAAACAGATACGTTGACAGCGCTTTTCGgatatagattactttttacaCGATTGCCCAAAAAATGAGTGTAGGGGTTTTCAGGATTCATAgttattaaccctcgacccaaaaagaggggtgttataagtttgacgtgtgtatctgtgtatctgtctgtagcatcatagctcctaaactaatgaaccgattttaatttagtttttttttgtttgaaggaggcttgatcgagagtgttcttagctataatccaagaaaatcggttcagccgtttgaaaattatcagctcttttctagttacttgtaacctttacttgtcgggggtgttataaatttttaatttacacttgtacaaaaaAATACTGTAGGCACTTAGGCagtgtacaaaaataaaataagtgtgATTGAGTAAAATTGTGTTATTACAGTGCGTTTAATCAGTATTTGGAGTTTTATTTTAGGCGTAGGCGCCATTTATATGGTAAAAATCCATCATCTTTACTTCGCTCCACTTTAGGAGACAGCCGGAGATGTGTAtaacagaccaatcagattattattGATAGATGATGTGATCATTTATTCACTTACGACCcacattataaatgccaaaTGTGTTTGTTGATTgatttgtcattcaatcacgccgcaaagaagcaacggatcgacgtgattctTTGCATGGATATTACTTATAAACCTGGAGaatgacattggctactttttatccaggaaaaaaacgaaatctacgcgaaccaaattaataaaataaaatattgtataatcTGATTAATCTGCTTTTCGCTCATCTGCGTTTAAGTggaaaggtacctacctacctaccaggcCTTACGCTTTGTTATAAAATCATGTTGTGCCATGcagttataaattatttactacCACTAGGCACTAGTTGTTACTGCGTTTGTTTATTCCAAACGAgtgcggccattttgaaatccgGATAAAGTTGAGCCTCGAGGCATGTAGAATTTCTAACCTACTATGCTAAAACCTGAAGTCAAGGATTTGTTCCtaactttgatattatttcgACCTCGTTATGAAACAGTATTTGTTTTCATATTATTTGAAATTGTTTAAATCAGTGCCGGTCAACATTATTTTGCTAAACTCGTTAACATACTCAACATACTTTGCTACAGCTATTATTTGGAAGGTCGAAGGTTCGTTTCCgagcacgcacctttaacttttcgaagctatgttagttttaagcaattaattaatatcagttgctttaacgatgaaggaaaacatcgtgaggaaacctgcatgcctgaaagtgtTTCAAAATATTCCCAAAGatgtgtgatgtctgccaaaACTGgaccagtgtggtagactatggcctaaacccttctcattttgagagaaaAGCCATGCTCAACAGTGAGCTAGCGACGGGTGATGATGATTTTGCTAAACATTTTGATGTTAGTCCTAATTTTTGAGAGTTCTATCTAAAGTGTCATTTCCGAAAACCTATAAGGCCAAAACTCCAATCCTGATATTAGCAGTTATAATATCGTATTGAAAAACGCAGCGTTGGGAGatcccccactaggtggatggACGACCACACACTCAATAGCTTGCAACTGctaggagccgctggattcagtaGCTCTGCCAAGTACCAGCTTAACTAGATTCGTGGATCATCGTGCTGGATACTCATTGGTGACGAACCACTGGTCTATTCTAACCTTCAAAGTTTGAAACCGACTCAAACTTTActgtctatcggtattctacgggatatatttcggagagtgtgcctAAGAACTTTTTGACCTCGTTCAGTCCTTCACGTTTCTAGACGTAGAGCAAGGCATCGATTACGTACTTCGTTATATTACTTACTCCGTTCTACCACTCCGTAATGTAACTCCGTTCCTGAATCTCTTGATGCATTCATGCCAGTGGCTTTAAAATGAGTTGAAATGTTGCTGAATCGTGAAGCACAATAAAAGGAATGAGTGTGCAAACATTGTTTAATTCAACGGATAAAAGGCGGGATTCTAGTTTATAAAAGTAAATGTTCGCTTTTATATGGAGCGCAATGAAACAAGCTATGTTAGCTGCGTACTGTTATAACCCTAGCCTAGGCCGCATATTGATGACTTACTATTTCCAAATTGACATCAATAATATAGCACCAATCAGCAGTATGGGGCCTATAAAACGCTGCATTTTGGCAACATTAATTCAGTTTCGACTCTTCAATCCGATCCGCTCTAACTTCGGACCCGGTTTTTGCCTGCCGGTTAGACCTCGGAAAAGATTGAAGAAGAGACTCCGGCTCTCTAAACCCTTCACTAGGGTCCGCGCTCGGTATAATCCAAGTAACTAAGTCGACTGTATGAACAAAGAACACTAAATAAACGGGGTGTTAATTTGACTTCGAGTTTGTTTCTCTGCCGCCGAGACACCCCGTCATAACATTGGTGTCAGAACAAAGGGGATGTAAATCCCTGGTCGCCTATCCTGCCGCACACGGATTGAGGACCTAAGCCGCTGCCTGCCTGCCAAGTTGGCCACCTGCTGCCTTCACCGTTTCACTGACGCTTTGTGAGACAGCCGTCAACCCAGGACAACGCAGTCATCGTCTCACCGAGGCCCATTCACGCAGTCTTCGCCATCAATTATACTGACCTACTACGCGCCGAGCCGTATTGTGCAACATCAAGTGCAAGTCGCAACGTTGCAATTTCTATCGCCGGTAACCCGACACCGAGCCGTATCCATGTCATCGTGCTGCCTACTCGTCATTTTTCTGTGAGTGATAATtcgtttttatattaatttattttgtattgacCCAGTTTTGCGCGTGGATTATTCTTATCTTATAAATTTCTATTACAATTTCAAGTAATTACTCTCAGTATTCTCAGTAATAAGTTATCATCTTCAGTATTAAAATGGATAGGAAAGCCCAGTCCTCTTCAAGTTCAATAAATACAGAGGAAGTGAGCTTCTCAGTCCTAGTCAAATTCATTAAACCATTTAATGGCGACAGAGACAAATTATCGCCATTTATCAGAAATTGTGAAAATGCGTTGAGCTTAGCTAATGCCGCTCAAGCAAatattctgttaaaatatataatatccCAGTTAGAAGGCAAAGCGGAGTCCGCTTGCTGCTTAAAAATCTTTGACAATTGGCCTGAGCTAAAACAGTTTCTAAAATCAACGTTTGGAGAAACGAAACATAGGGACCACTTGCTATTGGACTTACAAAGTTGCAAACAAAAACCCAACGAATCGGTTTCACAATTTAGTTTACGTATAGAGACAAATCTGACAAGACTACAGACGGACATAGCCCACGCAACTAAAGACGTGTCTGAATTAAAAGGGCGTATCGCCAGCACAGAAGATTTGGCGTTACATACCTTTTTACTAGGGTTGCCTAGCCATATCTCTACTATATTAAGGTGCCGTAACCCTACCACTCTCCAAGAGGCCATCAACCTGGCCATTCAGGAAGAAAAGTTGCAAAACTATATACAATCTTCAAAGCCTTCTGAACCGAGACCTAGGTGTAGCTTATGTGGCAAAAGTAACCACtcagaaaaaaattgttttttagcTCAAAATCGTCCCATTAATTCTTTAAATAATGACCAACCTCAGCCTTCTATGTCTTTCAATTcgaataataatgataataatatttgcaGATATTGCAAAAATTACGGACACGTAATAGGTCAGTGCAAGAAACGCCGATTCAACAATTCTCGAAATCAATTACAAAGCCAAGTACATAGCCTCACAGAAATAAAGCAACctattaacttaaaaaataattatgattttcGCGATGACCATTTAAACTAGTTAAGATTCCGGTTTTACGTCGTACGGAATCGTCAACTCAAACCGACGTACTAAAATACCATTTTCGTAGTCCTACTCAATCTTCTAAATCCTCTGTTTCCGTGTCACGTGTCAACAAACAGGGTAACCAGCCCCAAATTCATGACCGTGTACACCATACTTCTAAATCCTCTGTATCCATGTCACGAGTCAACGGACAGGGTAACCAGCCCCAAACTCACGACCGTGCTCATCGTATTTCTAAATCCTCTGTATCCATGACACGAGTCAACGGACAGGGTAACCAGCCCCAAACTCACGACCGTGCTCATCGTATTTCTAAATCCTCTGTATCCATGACACGAGTCAACGGACAGGGTAACCAGCCCCAAACTCACGACCGTGCTCATCGTATTTCTAAATCCTCTGTATCCATGACACGAGTCAACGGACAGGGTAACCAGCCCCAAACTCACGACCGTGCTCATCGTATTTCTAAATCCTCTGTATCGGGGTCACGAGTCAACGGACAGGGTAACCAGCCCCAAACTCACGACCGTGCTTATCGTATTTCTAAATCCTCTGTATCCATGTCACGAGTCAACGGACAGGGTAACCAGCCCCAAACTCACGACCGTGCTCATCGTATTTCTAAATCCTCTGTATCGGGGTCACGAGTCAACGGACAGGGTAACCAGCCCCAAACTCACGACCGTGCTTATCGTATTTCTAAATCCTCTGTATCCATGTCACGAGTCAACGGACAGGGTAACCAGCCCCAAACTCACGACCGTGCTCATCGTATTTCTAAATCCTCTGTATCGGGGTCACGAGTCAACGGACAGGGTAACCAGCCCCAAACTCACGACCGTGCTTATCGTATTTCTAAATCCTCTGTATCCATGTCACGAGTCAACGGACAGGGTAACCAGCCCCAAACTCACGACCGTGCTCATCGTATTTCTAAATCCTCTGTATCCGTGTCACGAGTCAACGGACAGGGTAACCAGCCCCAAACTCACGACCGTGCACATCATGTTTCTAAATCCTCTGTATCCGTGCCAAGAGTCAACAAACAGGGTAACCAGCCCCAAATTCATGACCATGCACAAATTACTAAACCCACTGAATCATTTACCATATCCACTGAATCCACTACCAAATCCACTGAATCTATTTCCACCTCTACTGAATCTTTTACCAAGTCCACTGAATCCATTACCAAATCCACTGAACCTACATCCAAACCCGCTGTATCTTTTCAACAAGCCAACCGACAGGGTAACCAGCCCCAAATGCACGGCTTCAAAAATTATACTACTACCAATCCCATTTATATTCCAATAAATAATATGCTAACTCTATTAATTCCTTTAAATGCATTATTTTCAACTCTTCTAATTCTACAATATCCAATAAATCTCATAATACCTACAACATACCTATGCCTACTACCTTACTACAATATTAAAACAGCTTTTTGATTCAAAGACATTAAGACTCAattatgaaagaaaatattCATCGAATGACTCCTATTATCCCATCATTCAATAATACTACTTCAAAAattaactaataatataataacacataacataacataagTATATTGAATTACAACAAAAGTTTTAGACACTGTTTCAGCAAATGCCAATAAAGGTCATTATTAACTTTAGTGCTTTAGTTCCTTAGAATCCTTATTCCCTTAGAATATAGTACTCCATTCCGTGCTAAGTCCAATGCAAATTTACAATGAATTAAAGTCTTAATAATGCCATTTCAAACCTACCTCtacatttaaaaagaaataaattaattgtaataataaatatgttaaaaatattaattcaataGATAACCAACCCTTAGCATACTATACTTAATACATTCTTTATTACTTTTGTATTGATTAATCCATCCGTAAAATTATTGGCAAAAAcacgaaataaattaatatattctGCGCTACAAGACTTAAGTGTGTGTAATGTGATAAACAAT encodes the following:
- the LOC123875186 gene encoding uncharacterized protein LOC123875186; protein product: MSRVNGQGNQPQTHDRAHRISKSSVSMTRVNGQGNQPQTHDRAHRISKSSVSMTRVNGQGNQPQTHDRAHRISKSSVSMTRVNGQGNQPQTHDRAHRISKSSVSGSRVNGQGNQPQTHDRAYRISKSSVSMSRVNGQGNQPQTHDRAHRISKSSVSGSRVNGQGNQPQTHDRAYRISKSSVSMSRVNGQGNQPQTHDRAHRISKSSVSGSRVNGQGNQPQTHDRAYRISKSSVSMSRVNGQGNQPQTHDRAHRISKSSVSVSRVNGQGNQPQTHDRAHHVSKSSVSVPRVNKQGNQPQIHDHAQITKPTESFTISTESITKSTESITKSTEPTSKPAVSFQQANRQGNQPQMHGFKNYTTTNPIYIPINNMLTLLIPLNALFSTLLILQYPINLIIPTTYLCLLPYYNIKTAF